From one Pempheris klunzingeri isolate RE-2024b chromosome 9, fPemKlu1.hap1, whole genome shotgun sequence genomic stretch:
- the LOC139207144 gene encoding uncharacterized protein DDB_G0286299-like isoform X2 → MSVNASKHELIQLIYRHLKEHGFHSAADELQRHSPQDTQVSASLLDIYSSWLNDSKKKKQLDLTKLSSFEDKGRTPAKTTSKKRKDKPAKKSETPKKKTVAMKRKKVEGKSGEKVIKAKKSKTQTKAKVVAAGGEDSDSDSSLDVEKWKKLVLQMTEADVAKMDTIDALDTSAPQPKKTRVRKPRTKPVAKKTDTPVQQSNGSVEKNENVGEKAVIDTPVKIGKPKKSRPKKAAPVTPPATPSQEQNTNAVEGRPAVSTPSPSKQAPKTEKRKVMTPSEEKPDEATSEPKKKKKKNREMSEENTKETVEDGKERESEEEKKKKEEVTEQEFGDKPTDMKKKTKGIKGASKQNEAEKEIMETNKHGIVENEEISEPVVQEKKAKKKKKERTDSQENLEQTAEEKKVKKKKTPADGEENSEQTAEKVKEDIKLIGEEKKSKKKKTAGSEEKSKQKVEDKESTEPIAAEKKAKKNEEETANTEENSEQTVKKKKAKKKKKENPDENQSEQIVEEKKKKKKDKAECKVEMSEQIAEENTTMNESNDREKKSEQITAVKKKKKDSWMKNESADAEPLPPFNPETPSPPTEKKKKKNKLKSPEVPETPAVPVQDAAASQTLQTPSSDTHKKKKKSKSTES, encoded by the exons ATGTCTGTGAACGCATCAAAGCACGAGCTGATCCAGCTCATCTACCGCCATTTGAAGGAGCATGGTTTCCACTCAGCTGCCGATGAGCTACAGAGGCACAGCCCACAG GATACACAAGTATCTGCATCACTACTGGACATCTACAGTTCGTGGTTAAA TgactcaaaaaagaaaaagcagctggACTTGACCAAGCTCTCCAGTTTTGAAGACAAAGGAAGGACTCCAGCTAAGA CCAcatcaaagaaaaggaaagataaACCTGCAAAAAAATCAGAGACACCAAAAAAGAAG aCTGTTgcaatgaaaaggaaaaaagttgAAGGTAAATCTGGAGAAAAGGTCATCAAGGCCAAGAAATCAAAGACCCAAACAAAAGCCAAGGTtgtggctgctggaggagaagattCAGACTCTGACAGCAGTTTGGATGTGGAGAAATGGAAGAAACTGGTTCTGCAGATGACAg AGGCTGACGTAGCCAAGATGGACACCATCGATGCTCTGGACACTTCAGCACCACAACCCAAGAAAACGAGAGTGAGGAAACCCCGCACTAAGCCTGTcgcaaaaaaaacagacactccTGTTCAACAGAGTAATGGGTCGGTTGAAAAGAACGAAAACGTGGGGGAGAAAGCAGTGATAGACACACCAGTGAAAATCGGCAAACCTAAGAAGAGCAGGCCCAAAAAGGCAGCACCTGTGACCCCCCCTGCTACCCCGAGCCAAGAGCAAAACACCAATGCTGTAGAGGGGAGACCAGCGGTGTCCACTCCCTCCCCATCAAAACAGGCaccaaagacagagaaaaggaaagttATGACTCCCAGCGAGGAAAAACCTGATGAGGCAACGTCTGagcccaagaagaagaagaagaaaaacagggagATGTCtgaagaaaatacaaaagagaCTGTTGaagatggaaaagagagagagagtgaagaggaaaagaaaaagaaggaagaagtCACAGAGCAAGAGTTTGGTGATAAACCGACAGAcatgaagaaaaagacaaaaggaatAAAGGGAGCAAGCAAACAGAATGAggctgaaaaagaaataatggagacaaacaaacatgggATTGTTGAGAATGAGGAAATATCAGAGCCAGTAGTGCAAGAAAAGAaagccaagaagaagaaaaaggaaagaactgATAGTCAGGAGAATTTAGAgcaaacagcagaagaaaagaaagtaaagaaaaagaaaacgcCAGCTGATGGTGAGGAAAATTCAGAGCAGACAgctgaaaaagtaaaagaagatATAAAGCTGATAGGTGaggaaaagaaatcaaagaagaaaaagacagctgGTAGTGAGGAAAAATCCAAGCAAAAAGttgaagacaaagaaagcaCAGAGCCAATAGCtgcagaaaagaaagcaaagaagaacGAAGAGGAGACTGCTAATACTGAAGAAAATTCAGAGcagacagttaaaaaaaagaaggcaaagaaaaagaaaaaagaaaatcctgatGAAAACCAGTCTGAGCAGATAgttgaagagaagaaaaagaaaaaaaaggacaaagctGAATGCAAAGTGGAGATGTCGGAACAGATAGCTGAAGAAAATACAACAATGAACGAGAGCAATGACCGAGAGAAAAAGTCAGAGCAGATTActgcagtgaagaagaagaaaaaagactCATGGATGAAAAATGAGTCAGCTGACGCAGAGCCACTACCTCCATTCAACCCTGAGACACCAAGTCCTccaacagagaagaagaaaa agaaaaacaagttgAAATCACCTGAAGTCCCAGAAACACCTGCAGTTCCTGTCCAGGATGCTGCAGCCTCACAAACCCTCCAGACACCCTCAAGTGACACCCACAAAAAG aaaaagaaatccaaGAGCACTGAGTCATGA
- the LOC139207144 gene encoding uncharacterized protein DDB_G0286299-like isoform X1 yields MSVNASKHELIQLIYRHLKEHGFHSAADELQRHSPQQDTQVSASLLDIYSSWLNDSKKKKQLDLTKLSSFEDKGRTPAKTTSKKRKDKPAKKSETPKKKTVAMKRKKVEGKSGEKVIKAKKSKTQTKAKVVAAGGEDSDSDSSLDVEKWKKLVLQMTEADVAKMDTIDALDTSAPQPKKTRVRKPRTKPVAKKTDTPVQQSNGSVEKNENVGEKAVIDTPVKIGKPKKSRPKKAAPVTPPATPSQEQNTNAVEGRPAVSTPSPSKQAPKTEKRKVMTPSEEKPDEATSEPKKKKKKNREMSEENTKETVEDGKERESEEEKKKKEEVTEQEFGDKPTDMKKKTKGIKGASKQNEAEKEIMETNKHGIVENEEISEPVVQEKKAKKKKKERTDSQENLEQTAEEKKVKKKKTPADGEENSEQTAEKVKEDIKLIGEEKKSKKKKTAGSEEKSKQKVEDKESTEPIAAEKKAKKNEEETANTEENSEQTVKKKKAKKKKKENPDENQSEQIVEEKKKKKKDKAECKVEMSEQIAEENTTMNESNDREKKSEQITAVKKKKKDSWMKNESADAEPLPPFNPETPSPPTEKKKKKNKLKSPEVPETPAVPVQDAAASQTLQTPSSDTHKKKKKSKSTES; encoded by the exons ATGTCTGTGAACGCATCAAAGCACGAGCTGATCCAGCTCATCTACCGCCATTTGAAGGAGCATGGTTTCCACTCAGCTGCCGATGAGCTACAGAGGCACAGCCCACAG CAGGATACACAAGTATCTGCATCACTACTGGACATCTACAGTTCGTGGTTAAA TgactcaaaaaagaaaaagcagctggACTTGACCAAGCTCTCCAGTTTTGAAGACAAAGGAAGGACTCCAGCTAAGA CCAcatcaaagaaaaggaaagataaACCTGCAAAAAAATCAGAGACACCAAAAAAGAAG aCTGTTgcaatgaaaaggaaaaaagttgAAGGTAAATCTGGAGAAAAGGTCATCAAGGCCAAGAAATCAAAGACCCAAACAAAAGCCAAGGTtgtggctgctggaggagaagattCAGACTCTGACAGCAGTTTGGATGTGGAGAAATGGAAGAAACTGGTTCTGCAGATGACAg AGGCTGACGTAGCCAAGATGGACACCATCGATGCTCTGGACACTTCAGCACCACAACCCAAGAAAACGAGAGTGAGGAAACCCCGCACTAAGCCTGTcgcaaaaaaaacagacactccTGTTCAACAGAGTAATGGGTCGGTTGAAAAGAACGAAAACGTGGGGGAGAAAGCAGTGATAGACACACCAGTGAAAATCGGCAAACCTAAGAAGAGCAGGCCCAAAAAGGCAGCACCTGTGACCCCCCCTGCTACCCCGAGCCAAGAGCAAAACACCAATGCTGTAGAGGGGAGACCAGCGGTGTCCACTCCCTCCCCATCAAAACAGGCaccaaagacagagaaaaggaaagttATGACTCCCAGCGAGGAAAAACCTGATGAGGCAACGTCTGagcccaagaagaagaagaagaaaaacagggagATGTCtgaagaaaatacaaaagagaCTGTTGaagatggaaaagagagagagagtgaagaggaaaagaaaaagaaggaagaagtCACAGAGCAAGAGTTTGGTGATAAACCGACAGAcatgaagaaaaagacaaaaggaatAAAGGGAGCAAGCAAACAGAATGAggctgaaaaagaaataatggagacaaacaaacatgggATTGTTGAGAATGAGGAAATATCAGAGCCAGTAGTGCAAGAAAAGAaagccaagaagaagaaaaaggaaagaactgATAGTCAGGAGAATTTAGAgcaaacagcagaagaaaagaaagtaaagaaaaagaaaacgcCAGCTGATGGTGAGGAAAATTCAGAGCAGACAgctgaaaaagtaaaagaagatATAAAGCTGATAGGTGaggaaaagaaatcaaagaagaaaaagacagctgGTAGTGAGGAAAAATCCAAGCAAAAAGttgaagacaaagaaagcaCAGAGCCAATAGCtgcagaaaagaaagcaaagaagaacGAAGAGGAGACTGCTAATACTGAAGAAAATTCAGAGcagacagttaaaaaaaagaaggcaaagaaaaagaaaaaagaaaatcctgatGAAAACCAGTCTGAGCAGATAgttgaagagaagaaaaagaaaaaaaaggacaaagctGAATGCAAAGTGGAGATGTCGGAACAGATAGCTGAAGAAAATACAACAATGAACGAGAGCAATGACCGAGAGAAAAAGTCAGAGCAGATTActgcagtgaagaagaagaaaaaagactCATGGATGAAAAATGAGTCAGCTGACGCAGAGCCACTACCTCCATTCAACCCTGAGACACCAAGTCCTccaacagagaagaagaaaa agaaaaacaagttgAAATCACCTGAAGTCCCAGAAACACCTGCAGTTCCTGTCCAGGATGCTGCAGCCTCACAAACCCTCCAGACACCCTCAAGTGACACCCACAAAAAG aaaaagaaatccaaGAGCACTGAGTCATGA
- the tmco6 gene encoding transmembrane and coiled-coil domain-containing protein 6 isoform X2 has protein sequence MDTNTAEQDMVTLFHNLQHSGPEREAHLKALSKALRDPSAQLTFIKKENSMHLLVSLLTGSNATCRLQAVRCLHELSHSPHNNVAPACLPATPYLLTYLSGQSTKFTELCLYTLGNLFPDSDVVKDKLVAQGIIPALANCIENQRHNLAVVEAVGFTLSQLLQVKDAAEKIIPTVLASSIPSHLLSVLTPDPKFGLAPAIECAWCLHYLTCSIEDNRVLLAHRAMLQCSSLLVSLGGAVASGNKEEGMELLIFPLLRCVGNLLSFCPVEDLTTQVGDHHIVAALCALLEAYLQTQPALARESAWVLNNLTAYSSAFCSALLTLNLVPGLIQLLPFSQGINTMILRVLANIAHNRKEFCVQLANLGLLSALCATLKMADQEMVTLSMDVLFMLVVSGPQVAEEFVRHGGLSVLEATQYNSEGEIRQRATYLLKTLEENISCS, from the exons ATGGACACTAACACAGCAGAACAG GACATGGTCACTTTGTTTCACAATCTTCAACACAGTGGGCCGGAGAGGGAGGCCCACCTGAAAGCCTTGAGTAAAGCCCTGCGTGACCCATCAGCACAGCTCACCTTCATCAA GAAGGAGAACAGCATGCATCTTCTGGTTAGCCTCCTCACTGGCTCTAATGCTACATGCCGTCTGCAGGCAGTTCGGTGTCTCCATGAGTTGTCTCACTCTCCCCACAACAATGTGGCGccagcctgtctgcctgccacCCCCTACCTGCTCACCTACCTGTCTGGCCAGAGCACAAAGTTCACT gagctgtgtCTCTACACACTGGGTAATTTATTCCCAGACAGTGATGTTGTAAAAGACAAACTCGTGGCACAGGGAATCATACCAGCTCTGGCAAACTGTATAGAG aaccAGAGACATAACCTTGCGGTGGTGGAAGCTGTGGGCTTCAccctctctcagctcctccaggtcAAAGATGCTGCAGAGAAAATAATCCC gacGGTCCTGGCCTCCAGCATACCTTCACACTTGTTATCAGTCCTGACGCCTGACCCCAAGTTTGGGCTGGCACCTGCCATTGAGTGTGCGTGGTGTCTCCACTACCTCACAtgcag CATTGAGGATAACAGAGTGCTGTTGGCTCATAGGGCCATGTTGCAGTGCAGTTCCCTATTAGTATCATTGGGTGGTGCTGTGGCTTCAGGAAACAAAGAAGAAGGAATGGAGCTG CTCATCTTTCCTCTGCTGAGGTGCGTAGGAaacctcctctccttctgccCAGTGGAGGACCTGACCACTCAAGTTGGCGACCATCATATTGtggctgctctgtgtgcacTTCTTGAGGCCTACCTGCAGACCCAGCCGGCCTTGGCTAGAGAGAGTGCCTGGGTTCTCAACAACCTCACAG CTTACTCCAGtgctttctgctctgctctgctgactCTCAACTTGGTCCCTGGACTGATCCAACTCCTCCCCTTCTCTCAAGGCATCAACACCATG ATCCTCAGGGTTCTAGCAAATATTGCCCACAACAGAAAAGAGTTTTGTGTCCAGCTGGCCAATCTCGGACTGCTGTCTGCACTCTGTGCCACACTTAAAATGGCCGACCAGGAGATGGTGACCCTGAGCATGGATGTCCTGTTCATGCTGGTAGTTAGTGGTCCACAG GTGGCCGAGGAGTTTGTGAGGCATGGCGGCCTGTCAGTATTAGAAGCCACCCAGTACAACAGCGAAGGAGAGATTAGACAAAGAGCAACATATCTCCTGAAGACTTTG gaggaaaacatctCGTGTTCCTGA
- the LOC139207420 gene encoding uncharacterized protein gives MEGSESSSRERTTRNDGNQEADHQVLMSSKPLHRFLRKEPRSLGIVLIIFGCAEVLMGFHLTSENLTTSTAIYIPFWQGILFLICGNLSIYTAIHPSKKMVTVCLAMYVVSLLGILVSVGYRIYCLIRISYWRGMGRFYWQEDWKHYEVEQLFIVEVLLFTSSLGVSVLLMFLCTVARLALKSTHTQVIIQRIPPPPNGTTSS, from the exons ATGGAGGGCAGCGAGTCATCGAGCAGAGAGAGAACTACAAGAAACGATGGGAATCAGGAGGCAGACCACCAGGTGTTGATGTCCAGCAAGCCTCTGCACCGCTTCCTCCGAAAAGAGCCCAGAAGTCTTGGG ATTGTCCTTATAATCTTTGGATGTGCAGAGGTCCTGATGGGATTTCATCTGACCAGTGAAAATTTGACCACCTCTACTGCAATCTACATTCCTTTCTGGCAGGGAATTCTG TTTCTTATATGTGGAAACCTGTCTATCTACACTGCGATACATCCATCCAAGAAGATG gtgactgtgtgtttggCCATGTATGTGGTTTCCCTGTTGGGGATCCTAGTTTCTGTTGGCTACCGGATATACTGCCTCATCAGAATCAGTTACTGGAGGGGAATGGGCAGATTCTATTGGCAGGAGGACTGGAAGCATTATGAAGTG GAGCAGCTTTTCATTGTGGAGGTCTTATTGTTCACTTCCTCTCTGGGCGTGTCAGTGCTCCTCATGTTCTTGTGTACTGTCGCACGTTTAGCTCTAAAATctacacacactcag GTTATTATCCAGCGCATCCCGCCCCCACCGAATGGCACAACATCAAGCTAA
- the aldob gene encoding fructose-bisphosphate aldolase B, with protein MTHQFPSLSPEQKKELSDIAQRIVAPGKGILAADESTGTMGKRLQKINVENTEENRRCFRDILFSSDASIANSVGGVIFFHETLYQKSDSGKLFPQVVKDKGIVVGIKVDKGTAGLNGTDGETTTQGLDGLSERCAQYKKDGCDFAKWRCVLKISDGCPSALGIAENANVLARYASICQQNGLVPIVEPEILPDGDHDLLRCQYVTEKVLAAVYKALSDHHVYLEGTLLKPNMVTAGHSCTKKYTPQEVAMATVTALRRTVPAAVPGICFLSGGQSEEEASLNLNAINQVPLHRPWKLTFSYGRALQASALAAWQGKATNKAAAQGTFCSRAKINGLASKGEYKPTGSAGQASMQSLYTASYVY; from the exons atGACTCATCAGTTCCCATCCCTGTCTCCGGAGCAGAAGAAGGAGCTCTCTGACATCGCTCAGAGGATCGTGGCTCCAGGAAAGGGAATCCTGGCTGCAGATGAATCAACAG GAACCATGGGAAAGCGTCTCCAGAAAATCAACGTGgagaacacagaggagaacCGCCGCTGCTTCCGTGACATCCTCTTCTCCTCCGATGCCTCAATCGCCAACAGCGTGGGTGGGGTCATCTTCTTCCACGAGACACTCTACCAGAAATCTGACAGCGGCAAGCTCTTCCCCCAAGTCGTCAAGGACAAGGGCATTGTTGTCGGCATCAAG GTGGACAAAGGCACGGCTGGTCTAAATGGAACAGATGGAGAGACAACCACACAAG GTCTTGATGGCCTCTCGGAGCGCTGTGCTCAGTACAAGAAGGACGGTTGTGACTTTGCCAAGTGGAGGTGTGTGCTCAAGATCTCAGATGGCTGCCCATCAGCTCTCGGCATTGCAGAGAACGCCAATGTCCTTGCCAGATATGCCAGTATTTGccaacag AATGGCCTGGTGCCTATTGTGGAGCCAGAGATCCTCCCTGATGGAGACCATGACCTGCTGCGCTGCCAGTATGTCACAGAGAAG GTCCTAGCTGCTGTGTACAAGGCTCTGTCTGACCACCATGTGTACCTGGAGGGCACTCTGCTGAAGCCCAACATGGTCACTGCTGGACACTCCTGCACCAAGAAGTACACACCTCAGGAGGTTGCCATGGCCACAGTAACCGCTCTGAGGCGCACTGTCCCTGCTGCTGTTCCTG GCATCTGCTTCCTGtctggaggccagagtgaggaggaggccTCCCTCAACCTGAACGCTATCAACCAGGTGCCCCTCCATCGCCCATGGAAACTGACCTTCTCTTACGGCCGTGCACTCCAGGCCTCTGCTCTTGCAGCCTGGCAGGGCAAAGCTACCAACAAGGCAGCAGCACAGGGAACTTTCTGCAGCAGGGCCAAG ATCAATGGCCTGGCTTCCAAAGGAGAGTACAAGCCCACCGGCTCAGCTGGCCAGGCCTCCATGCAGTCTCTGTACACAGCAAGCTACGTCTATTAA
- the tmco6 gene encoding transmembrane and coiled-coil domain-containing protein 6 isoform X1 — translation MWRLNKVHHKASKQGDSLEELRLKRREHEKALRQARRDRQLVSKRLLLNEDEDQPEPTMDTNTAEQDMVTLFHNLQHSGPEREAHLKALSKALRDPSAQLTFIKKENSMHLLVSLLTGSNATCRLQAVRCLHELSHSPHNNVAPACLPATPYLLTYLSGQSTKFTELCLYTLGNLFPDSDVVKDKLVAQGIIPALANCIENQRHNLAVVEAVGFTLSQLLQVKDAAEKIIPTVLASSIPSHLLSVLTPDPKFGLAPAIECAWCLHYLTCSIEDNRVLLAHRAMLQCSSLLVSLGGAVASGNKEEGMELLIFPLLRCVGNLLSFCPVEDLTTQVGDHHIVAALCALLEAYLQTQPALARESAWVLNNLTAYSSAFCSALLTLNLVPGLIQLLPFSQGINTMILRVLANIAHNRKEFCVQLANLGLLSALCATLKMADQEMVTLSMDVLFMLVVSGPQVAEEFVRHGGLSVLEATQYNSEGEIRQRATYLLKTLEENISCS, via the exons ATGTGGAGGTTAAACAAAGTTCACCACAAAGCTAGCAAACAAGGCGACAGCCTGGAGGAGCTCAGGTTAAAGAGGCGAGAGCACGAGAAAG CTCTGAGACAGGCccgcagagacagacagcttgTGAGCAAGAGACTCCTGCTGAATGAAGATGAGGACCAGCCGGAGCCCACCATGGACACTAACACAGCAGAACAG GACATGGTCACTTTGTTTCACAATCTTCAACACAGTGGGCCGGAGAGGGAGGCCCACCTGAAAGCCTTGAGTAAAGCCCTGCGTGACCCATCAGCACAGCTCACCTTCATCAA GAAGGAGAACAGCATGCATCTTCTGGTTAGCCTCCTCACTGGCTCTAATGCTACATGCCGTCTGCAGGCAGTTCGGTGTCTCCATGAGTTGTCTCACTCTCCCCACAACAATGTGGCGccagcctgtctgcctgccacCCCCTACCTGCTCACCTACCTGTCTGGCCAGAGCACAAAGTTCACT gagctgtgtCTCTACACACTGGGTAATTTATTCCCAGACAGTGATGTTGTAAAAGACAAACTCGTGGCACAGGGAATCATACCAGCTCTGGCAAACTGTATAGAG aaccAGAGACATAACCTTGCGGTGGTGGAAGCTGTGGGCTTCAccctctctcagctcctccaggtcAAAGATGCTGCAGAGAAAATAATCCC gacGGTCCTGGCCTCCAGCATACCTTCACACTTGTTATCAGTCCTGACGCCTGACCCCAAGTTTGGGCTGGCACCTGCCATTGAGTGTGCGTGGTGTCTCCACTACCTCACAtgcag CATTGAGGATAACAGAGTGCTGTTGGCTCATAGGGCCATGTTGCAGTGCAGTTCCCTATTAGTATCATTGGGTGGTGCTGTGGCTTCAGGAAACAAAGAAGAAGGAATGGAGCTG CTCATCTTTCCTCTGCTGAGGTGCGTAGGAaacctcctctccttctgccCAGTGGAGGACCTGACCACTCAAGTTGGCGACCATCATATTGtggctgctctgtgtgcacTTCTTGAGGCCTACCTGCAGACCCAGCCGGCCTTGGCTAGAGAGAGTGCCTGGGTTCTCAACAACCTCACAG CTTACTCCAGtgctttctgctctgctctgctgactCTCAACTTGGTCCCTGGACTGATCCAACTCCTCCCCTTCTCTCAAGGCATCAACACCATG ATCCTCAGGGTTCTAGCAAATATTGCCCACAACAGAAAAGAGTTTTGTGTCCAGCTGGCCAATCTCGGACTGCTGTCTGCACTCTGTGCCACACTTAAAATGGCCGACCAGGAGATGGTGACCCTGAGCATGGATGTCCTGTTCATGCTGGTAGTTAGTGGTCCACAG GTGGCCGAGGAGTTTGTGAGGCATGGCGGCCTGTCAGTATTAGAAGCCACCCAGTACAACAGCGAAGGAGAGATTAGACAAAGAGCAACATATCTCCTGAAGACTTTG gaggaaaacatctCGTGTTCCTGA